A window of Schistocerca cancellata isolate TAMUIC-IGC-003103 chromosome 1, iqSchCanc2.1, whole genome shotgun sequence genomic DNA:
agcacggtgagtcgttgggcaaagcgtgtgtcatcatcgccgcaaggtcaaccaagactgactgatctcccgcgtgcgggccggccgtgcacagctgggactcctgcaatggcggagcgtgcgaacacactcgttcgagatgatcgacggatcaccatcaaacaactccgTGCTCAACTTgaaatctctgttggtagtgctgtcacaattgttcaccagttgggatattcaaaggtttgttcccgcttggtccctcgttgtctaaccgaacaccataaagagcaaaggagaaccatctgtgcggaattgcttgctcgtcatgtggctgagggtgacaatttcttgtcaaagattgttacaggcgatgaaacatgggttcatcacttcgaacctgaaacaaaacggcaatcaatggagtggcgccacacccactcccctaccaagaaaaagtttaaagccataccctcagccggtaaagtcatggttacagtattctgggacgctgaaggggttattctgttcgatgtccttccccatggtcaaacgatcaactctgaagtgtattgtgctactccagaaattgaagaaacgacttcagcgtgttcgtaggcacaaaaatctgaacgaacttctccttcttcatgacaacgcaagacctgacacaagtctttgcacccaagaggagctcacaaaacttcagtggactgttcttcctcatgcaccctacagccccgatctcgcaccgtcggatttccatatgtttggcctaatgaaggacgcaatccgtgggaggcactacgcggatgatgaagaagttattgatgcagtacgacgttggctccgacatcggccagtggaatggtaccgtgcaggcatacaggccctcatttcaagctggcgtaaggccgtagcattgaatggagattacgttgaaaaatagtgttgtgtagctaaaagattggggaataacctggtgtatttcaatgctgaataaaacaacccctgtttcagaaaaaaaatgtgttgcattacttattgaactgccctcgtagatatacTCCAACACAAAATATCAGTCCTTTGGAACACCTTAAAATAATTGCTTTCTGCGTCTCTTCATTAGTATATCTGGTACTTTTTCAGAACTTGAACCACACCCTACCCTTTGGTTTTGAGCTACCTAGTTCACTATTGTATGTTCAGGAAATAGATTATCAATATCTATGGAATCTTTTGTAATTTCATTAACAACTTGTGCATACACTTGTTAATCAGACCAGGAAACTTCATTCTATGAATATAGTAACTGAAACCTACTACGAGTAACTTTAACAAAACTTGTTCTTCACAAGACTTAGTACTGGGTACTAGAATTACAAAAATTGTAtgcaacaataccagagaaggaaagttgctgctcaccttaGAGCAGAGATGCTGTCGCGATAGTCacaacaaacagattcacacaattatagctttcggccattaaggcctttgtctgcagtacacacacacacaaaactgaaactacacagctctctgagactgcagatgtgtgtgcaagttgcgtttgcgtgtgtgtgtgtgtgtgtgtgtgtgtgtgcgtgtgtgtgtgtgtgtgtgtgtactgctgacaaaggccttaatggccaaaagctataactgtgtgaatctttttgttgtgcctattgtgactcagcatctccgctatatggtgagtagcaactttccttctctggtattattaaatttcatcctggattttccattgtttaaaaattgTATGCACTTGTTCCTGAATGTCTTTACCCTCTTTAGCAACACACTCCAGATCACTATTACTCCCGTCTTTGGCTTTGGTAAAATTTCTTATATTTGGTGAAGCAGTAGCATTAATAGTAATCCTGTGTTTAGCTGTTTTCATGTGGTCTTTAATATCATCCTTTCTTTTATGTGCAACATAAAATTCTCCAGCACACAGTGTGCAGTAAacacacacattttcactgtcattgcacagtttcaaaaattttaattcctGTTGCACATTACAGTAACATTAAATACACACTTCCTTTTGACCAATGCTAAGCAATGAGACTAAAAACGAATACAGATTAAATGATCAAAACCATGTGGACTAGTGTCTTGAtgcaaaacataaacacacacccCAAGCCCTGTTGTTATACATGAATTCAGCAGTGTTTTCAATCTCGTTTAGCTAGGCACACAAACAATACTGATAATATTGCTAGCTGAATACAACTATCTGGCAAAAAGTTATTTCTCCTGCCTCTCATAAGCAATGCAGACACTATATCTATGCTTTGTGTACCATATTAAGCACCTAATGGCAACACTTATCTATGAACTATATGTTACACACACTGTTGTTGGCTTATCAGGGTTGACAATTAAAAACAATAGTAACCAATACGGAACTATCGTGCTGAGATGTGAAGAAAAAGTACACACATTCTACTAGTAATATTATGAAAAATAATCAAAACTGATGTCATTCCATAATCAAAAATGTTccagaaataaaacaattttataaaATTAACATGTACTTCACATGAGAAAGTCTTATAAGTTAGTTTCAGTCAGATACATGAACAGTACACAATGTGAAAGTTCAGCTTTCCTGTCCAACCATAAAGATTCAGGGTTACTGCTGTTTCTGTGCATCAATTAATGCAAATGCTGAgttggtttctttgaaaataatACAGCAAATTTTAATCCCCAAACAGAGCTCATGCCCTGTCAACACTTTATTTAATCATCCAAGAATTTTGTCACAGTAGTACGATGAAAATCAACACccgtaccccctccccccccccccccccatacacaaaatatataaataagcATTTTGAGGACAGGACACTGGTTGTACTAGTGTTGTTGATGGAACAATTAACTGTTACCTTTCTTTCTTCTAGACAACTTCTGATTAATTAGCTGCAAAAAATTTGACTGAATGTAAGAGGTAATTGTCCATAAATCTTAAATTAGAAAAAATACCACAGCTGACTATAACTTGCTATCGGTAGCACAAATATACaaggaaataaaaatttgttgTCCATTTCTGCTAAAGATTTATAATACTCTGATGACTCTTTCAGCAATAAGTGACTACAAAATAACAGTAGGCCTACTCATGATCAAATTTATTGACATTAGCTATATACAATAATTTTGAGCAAAAATAAGCTACATTGCAATTCACAATTTTAATTTTACAGATTTCCACACACAGAATAAGGCAAAAAATTTAAATCTCTCATTCCATACACAATAGTTTTCTTAGTTAAAAAAATCTACTTttcaactgaaaatttttgttagcGCTACCTTGTTTCTTCCAAGAATAATTTGTTTATGGACACTCTCCTACGTTTGCTTACTGGAGGGGCAAATGACCTTTGTTCTTTACTGTGGTGGTTTTCTCTGAAAAATGTCAATAAGCCCCAAGGAACACTTTTGTCAGAAGTTGGTGTTACATCAGCAGATTCCAACAACCATGCAGAATTCCTCAGCTCCATACGAAGTTTTTCTACCTCTTCTGGCCCAACATTTTTGCTTACATTTAAGTTTGGCTCCAAAGGATTTACAATGTAAAGAGGTGAATGTTCTGGCTTTATAGTGTTGGCTGATGTTAAAAGATTGATAGCTAAATTGTTAAAATCAAACGAAGAATAGAATGCAAGGAATTCTGTAAACAATATTCCTACAGTCTCCACACGATTATCCTGTTCCGAGGGGATATCTTCATGGTCAGACCCCACAATAGCAGATCTGGCATCCAAGTTGTTTAAATTCAATGCAGTGGAAGACATGCTTAGTTTATCAAGTGCTGGCAATATTGGAGGCGATCTCTGTTGGAGGAAGTACAGCACCATAAGAACGAGTGAGAAGTTTGTGATCCATCTGCCTGGTACAGGGTTCGTCAGTCCTACATAGCGGGCCCAAGCACGAACGGCAAACACTAGAGGACGCACTCTTACATCGTGAGAACCCAAGATGTAAAGCAGTTCGCTCATCTGGACTGCAAATGCATTTGAGGCTGATAAATCACACTCAATACCTGTGAGATCTTGTTGAAATTTGACAATTGGCACTCGCGCTTGTAAAATCCGTTTAACTCCGGTTACACCTGGGAGGAACAACTGACACATGTCACCTACAGTTTCCATTAGCCGTTGTGTGGATGCACGTCCGTTAGGAGAAGACGTTTTGGCTTGGAACACCAGAC
This region includes:
- the LOC126188812 gene encoding poly(A) RNA polymerase, mitochondrial-like, with translation MTLIRMGTSIKICKTLRNFCTTSSRSFARKIVLDTQNDITAGQQMIMTFREKVENRRNEAKRSVIVQVQSEKSATDLYNYCSEYGKIESMHHYCLNEQSHFILVEFKAVSAMERLLNQCCHLNESHIIPTRTPFLWFRSKSPRKKQARTGESDVPILKHQYGTAIPTDKDIKNLLQGAKSLSEQIDVLYSATHLNDVGERLRFLTARQIEIALCGPFPNVEALPFGSSVNGFGRMGCDLDIVLQLDNDDSHEKWEDCRLVFQAKTSSPNGRASTQRLMETVGDMCQLFLPGVTGVKRILQARVPIVKFQQDLTGIECDLSASNAFAVQMSELLYILGSHDVRVRPLVFAVRAWARYVGLTNPVPGRWITNFSLVLMVLYFLQQRSPPILPALDKLSMSSTALNLNNLDARSAIVGSDHEDIPSEQDNRVETVGILFTEFLAFYSSFDFNNLAINLLTSANTIKPEHSPLYIVNPLEPNLNVSKNVGPEEVEKLRMELRNSAWLLESADVTPTSDKSVPWGLLTFFRENHHSKEQRSFAPPVSKRRRVSINKLFLEETR